The following proteins are encoded in a genomic region of Pyxicephalus adspersus chromosome 9, UCB_Pads_2.0, whole genome shotgun sequence:
- the QSER1 gene encoding glutamine and serine-rich protein 1 has translation MMDRNYPTPTFTDPLAPASPAAWAYERSAPGIKPSLSYGAGHPAHSETDLLHRQTYAATHQLPAYAATHHPTGLSGIFDTSLHVAGGNTTETSVMNFLSAIESRTAQAASSGTTLLPQFRAPSWQTGMHSSTATELFVTGALQTSGTFPTSALSAYQHPNTFSSRNFATTPSLTLQDGTFSASTNGLLSPHDPLLSIKTSQTPTALTFERLGSAVLSTSIPQSSTYRSAQESAPHLLQPQFSLLPPALGCTQQTAQPYSTSVFTGSTASIERALQRECSVIKHHQRPSSTQSVQAQLSGTQHSLPNYLTSATGAALPDAARQSALLCAPLGALTQVSNGGPVQKTPQVSVELSQSYPSVIPSPGFPPSSTKTKQNCPTKAPPRSSKTPKSQSVVSPGQTQSYTKSPQSQSSVISSQAQAFSTAQLSSLLPVSQSPIYVSTQSPHLPSASQSQVFSTIKSEKLPPLYKPLTAFSSQSQTITSSSQTLSYASDQQPLTLSSVSSENYSDQTRELSSASQTQSYSSSNTQGLTPVSQSQVNYSSQSQVMSPVSPSDSYNSGQNLPLASPSLPFSASSRGQTLPASSPTQNYISMHSSQNTQDSTSPQSQKFLQTVPSPSFASPSHSQTMQNNRTSAESKTYVKRKSDTNLYASVKQEDKFQIQDLQALQQQTNMESTTAGLSEGEMNTQESVYSVSKADDRYSQSVIKSNSRMEDQVLGMQGPKKDERMLSPGGHMSQHVGHINNSAGHDATKSTDLSQPTQVNAKDLSQQHTMLHKVHEAKLPEQPSTSPQLQAVLRHPQHLQLQGAQVLLDSDLQMFQQSILQSTLAQGKAPAQMQRIQSPQQVSHQFLQMDGHIIQSNGGQPQQSLHSQGSDVVKMDTSDGKHLQQHLQGQRTRIDSKNQFDSLNPMCFSDTMLLGDERNFLSHVDDILAATAAQEFAKSSADENMSVKTEDSKSRFQSLNLRNMPTNFTPSKPQQNLNSLSLNGGQTAINLSTVPTTHSKNVNIDQNRIQPLEQDLPSGMGSPVLGTSQEDHEKTSDANKQESKDTKDVPNDGRDSEFMSSTKGLNEEGTTTGGDFIMGQDDNAAVVGQLQSQSQHMSKTDPQGSGGSSGQMDENCQDLAQDGLQKNKGKDKMPIKQFAEDENANLKQVKRNVQMKRPLLKGPDVQFSTHVSEGYYDTYQNQERMRQKIKEVEEKQPEVKTGFIASFLDFLKTGPKQQFSAPAVRVPNRIRRPCTPVIKSPCPGPVSQTPAAAGSEVGSSPKKPEEELKKNLEALPSFSSDDDDSVGGNNDLQKSISTALSALDENGEKRNKAGDKTTSSVKQDSQPVSSPKNAQDKLKETPSEPVQVEQLAKSQESIAIEGCTDDEGTESGGEGIYRERDEFVVKIEDIEMLKEALRTGKEPPAIWKVQKALLQKFIPEIREEQRSFAATNSYLGYFGDAKTKYKRVYVKFVENANKKEYVRVCSRKPKAKATPIPSRTSHNKVSAANKAATETPPPKTTPPKVVSAKPKAKQPKTKAEPPPKKRKQWKEEFSSSQSDSSPDMQSDEEEFEPPPPPIITRFLNTRAMKETFKGYIELLVGVVLDADTIQNLEKDNDDALLLHMRKIEGMLNEHRRRLLTKLQLDQSMKNALENYPDITTINRDAKGKTGASPVCKIKVHGKWYNKKTMRPTKTSKQSQEFTIDPEKSQLYSLYHALHHYKYHIYLICKDEVTSVQKSNRDIEQVELVNHCLKNMKWVEELFEKFGELLSRVQQTCS, from the exons tttaagcTATGGAGCAGGACACCCGGCTCATTCCGAAACCGATCTCCTTCACCGACAGACCTATGCAGCCACTCATCAGCTACCTGCATACGCTGCCACGCACCATCCTACAG GTCTCTCTGGAATCTTTGACACAAGCCTGCACGTGGCAGGTGGAAACACTACAGAAACATCAGTGATGAACTTTCTGTCTGCAATAGAGTCTCGGACTGCTCAAGCAGCTTCATCAGGCACAACTCTCCTGCCGCAATTCAGGGCCCCTTCATGGCAGACTG GTATGCATTCCTCAACAGCAACAGAATTGTTTGTAACCGGAGCCCTTCAAACGTCTGGAACATTTCCAACTTCTGCCCTCTCAGCCTATCAGCATCCTAACACATTCAGCTCTAGAAACTTTGCCACTACTCCATCTTTAACACTTCAGGATGGGACCTTTAGTGCTTCAACCAATGGTCTACTCTCTCCCCATGATCCTCTGCTGTCGATCAAGACCTCACAGACTCCAACTGCCTTGACCTTTGAACGTCTGGGCAGTGCAGTGCTGAGTACCAGCATTCCGCAGTCTTCAACATATCGATCTGCACAGGAATCCGCTCCACATCTTTTGCAGCCCCAGTTCAGTTTATTGCCACCGGCACTTGGGTGTACACAGCAAACTGCTCAGCCATACAGTACTTCTGTCTTTACTGGTTCCACTGCCTCCATCGAAAGAGCACTTCAGAGGGAATGTAGTGTTATTAAACACCATCAGAGGCCTTCAAGTACACAGTCTGTACAGGCACAGCTTTCTGGTACTCAGCATTCCTTGCCCAATTACTTAACAAGTGCAACTGGGGCTGCCTTGCCTGATGCAGCCAGGCAGTCTGCTCTTCTATGCGCTCCACTTGGAGCTCTTACTCAGGTGAGCAATGGTGGACCGGTACAGAAAACCCCTCAAGTTTCTGTGGAGTTATCTCAGTCATACCCATCTGTTATACCATCGCCAGGTTTTCCACCCTCctccacaaaaacaaaacaaaactgtccAACGAAGGCACCCCCAAGGTCATCAAAAACTCCAAAATCTCAGAGCGTAGTTTCTCCTGGACAAACCCAAAGCTATACCAAGTCTCCTCAAAGCCAGAGTTCAGTCATTTCAAGCCAAGCACAAGCCTTTTCCACAGCACAGTTAAGTAGTCTTCTGCCTGTAAGCCAATCCCCCATCTATGTTTCTACACAGTCGCCACACCTGCCATCTGCTAGTCAATCACAAGTCTTTTCAACAATCAAATCAGAAAAGCTGCCTCCACTGTACAAACCACTGACTGCATTTTCAAGCCAATCACAAACCATAACCTCCAGCAGCCAGACACTAAGTTACGCATCAGATCAGCAGCCACTTACACTGTCTTCAGTTTCAAGTGAGAACTACTCTGATCAAACCCGAGAACTGTCTTCTGCTAGCCAGACGCAAAGTTATTCTTCCAGTAACACTCAGGGTTTAACTCCGGTCAGTCAGTCACAAGTTAACTATTCATCTCAATCACAGGTGATGTCACCAGTAAGTCCTTCAGATAGTTATAATTCAGGACAGAATCTACCACTAGCATCCCCATCTCTTCCATTCTCTGCTTCCTCCCGAGGTCAGACTTTGCCTGCCTCAAGCCCAACTCAGAATTACATTTCTATGCATTCATCCCAAAATACGCAAGATTCAACTTCTCCACAATCTCAAAAGTTTTTGCAAACTGTTCCATCACCATCCTTTGCATCTCCAAGTCACTCACAAACAATGCAGAACAATAGAACCTCTGCAGAATCCAAGACCTATGTAAAGAGGAAGTCTGACACTAACCTGTATGCTTCTGTAAAGCAAGAGGACAAGTTTCAGATTCAGGATTTACAGGCATTACAGCAGCAAACCAATATGGAATCCACTACAGCAGGCCTAAGTGAGGGTGAAATGAATACCCAAGAATCGGTATACAGTGTTTCCAAGGCTGATGATCGATATTCACAAAGTGTTATCAAAAGCAATTCTCGTATGGAAGACCAAGTCCTTGGCATGCAAGGACCTAAAAAAGATGAGCGAATGTTGAGCCCTGGAGGGCACATGTCACAGCATGTTGGCCATATAAATAATTCAGCTGGCCATGATGCTACAAAGTCAACAGACTTGTCTCAACCCACACAAGTAAATGCTAAAGACTTAAGTCAACAGCATACCATGTTGCATAAAGTTCACGAAGCAAAACTTCCTGAACAGCCAAGTACATCCCCTCAACTCCAGGCTGTATTAAGGCATCCACAGCATCTACAGCTACAGGGTGCCCAGGTACTTCTAGATTCGGACTTGCAAATGTTTCAACAGTCTATTTTACAATCCACCTTGGCTCAAGGTAAGGCACCTGCGCAAATGCAAAGGATCCAGAGCCCTCAGCAGGTTTCCCACCAGTTTCTTCAAATGGATGGGCACATTATTCAGAGCAATGGAGGACAGCCTCAGCAATCACTCCACTCTCAAGGTTCAGACGTAGTAAAAATGGACACTTCTGATGGGAAGCACTTGCAGCAACATTTGCAAGGCCAGAGAACTCGAATAGACTCAAAGAATCAGTTTGACTCCCTAAACCCAATGTGTTTCTCAGACACCATGCTGCTAGGCGATGAACGCAACTTTTTGTCTCATGTTGATGACATTTTAGCAGCCACAGCAGCTCAAGAGTTTGCCAAGTCCTCTGCTGACGAAAATATGTCTGTCAAAACAGAGGACTCCAAATCTCGTTTTCAGTCTTTGAATTTAAGAAACATGCCTACAAATTTCACACCTTCAAAGCCGCAACAGAACCTGAACAGCTTATCGTTAAATGGTGGCCAAACAGCAATAAACCTTTCTACTGTACCAACAACTCAttccaaaaatgttaatattgatCAGAATCGCATTCAACCTTTAGAGCAAGACTTGCCAAGTGGTATGGGTTCACCAGTGCTAGGGACCAGCCAAGAAGACCATGAGAAGACTTCAGATGCAAATAAGCAAGAATCTAAGGACACTAAAGATGTTCCTAATGACGGAAGAGACTCGGAGTTTATGAGTAGTACCAAGGGCCTTAATGAGGAGGGCACTACAACAGGAGGTGATTTTATCATGGGCCAAGATGATAATGCAGCAGTTGTTGGACAGCTGCAGAGTCAAAGTCAACACATGTCCAAAACTGACCCTCAAGGGAGCGGTGGCTCTAGTGGCCAAATGGACGAAAACTGCCAAGATTTAGCACAAGATGGCCTTCAAAAGAACAAGGGGAAAGACAAAATGCCAATTAAACAGTTTGCTGAAGATGAAAATGCAAATCTCAAACAAGTAAAAAGGAATGTACAAATGAAACGTCCCTTGCTTAAAGGCCCCGATGTGCAATTTTCCACACATGTTTCTGAAGGTTATTATGATACCTACCAAAATCAGGAGAGGATGAGGCAAAAAATAAAGGAAGTGGAGGAAAAACAACCAGAAGTTAAGACTGGTTTTATAGCTTCTTTCTTAGATTTCTTAAAGACCGGACCAAAACAGCAATTTTCTGCTCCTGCTGTGCGTGTTCCCAACAGAATCAGAAGGCCATGCACCCCTGTGATAAAGTCTCCCTGCCCTGGTCCAGTTTCCCAGACCCCTGCTGCTGCCGGTTCTGAAGTTGGTAGCTCTCCTAAAAAGCCTGAGGAGGAGCTCAAGAAGAACCTGGAGGCACTGCCTTCTTTCTCTTCTGACGATGATGATTCTGTTGGAGGCAATAATGATCTGCAGAAAAGCATCTCAACAGCATTGTCTGCCTTAGATGAGAATGGggagaaaagaaacaaagcag GAGACAAGACAACCTCTTCAGTAAAGCAGGATTCTCAACCAGTTTCCTCGCCCAAGAATGCTCAGGATAAGTTGAAAGAGACGCCCAGTGAGCCAGTCCAGGTGGAACAGCTGGCCAAATCACAGGAGTCTATTGCAATTGAAGGATGCACGGATGATGAGGGCACAGAAAGTGGAGGAGAGGGCATATATCGGGAGCGAGACGAGTTTGTGGTGAAAATTGAGGACATTGAAATGCTCAAA GAAGCACTGCGAACCGGCAAAGAACCTCCGGCTATTTGGAAAGTCCAAAAGGCCTTGCTCCAGAAATTTATTCCTGAAATTCGGGAAGAACAGAGGTCCTTTGCTGCCACAAACAGT TACCTTGGTTACTTTGGAGAtgccaaaacaaaatataagcGAGTATATGTAAAGTTTGTGGAGAATGCAAACAAAAAGGAGTATGTAAGAGTATGTTCCCGGAAACCCAAGGCAAAGGCGACTCCTATTCCCAG CCGAACATCTCACAATAAGGTCAGTGCAGCTAACAAAGCGGCAACAGAAACTCCTCCACCGAAAACTACACCTCCAAAAGTTGTGTCTGCAAAACCAAAAGCCAAACAGCCAAAGACAAAGGCTGAACCTCCACCAAAGAAGAGGAAGCAGTGGAAGGAAGAGTTCTCCTCTTCACAGTCCGATTCCTCTCCAGACATGCAAAGTGATGAAGAAG agtTTGAGCCCCCACCACCTCCAATCATTACTCGGTTTTTGAACACAAGAGCAATGAAGGAAACGTTCAAAGGATACATTGAACTTCTTGTAGGAGTCGTACTGGATGCCGACACGATCCAAAATTTGGAAAAAGACAACG ACGATGCGCTGCTTCTGCACATGAGAAAGATAGAAGGAATGTTAAATGAACACAGGAGAAGACTGCTCACAAAGCTGCAGCTCGATCAATCAATGAAG AATGCCTTGGAAAACTACCCAGATATAACTACAATTAATCGTGATGCAAAAGGAAAAACAGGAGCATCtcctgtttgtaaaataaaagtgcatggCAAGTGGTACAATAAGAAGACCATGCGGCCAACTAAAACTTCAAAACAGTCACAG GAGTTCACAATAGATCCAGAAAAATCCCAGCTGTATTCCCTTTACCATGCACTCCATCATTACAAGTACCACATATATCTTATATGCAAAGATGAG